The Anopheles merus strain MAF chromosome 2L, AmerM5.1, whole genome shotgun sequence genome has a segment encoding these proteins:
- the LOC121591974 gene encoding 5-hydroxytryptamine receptor-like yields the protein MDFHKAPPPRPPSLATALSKANDVYDYIFIDSGSPDSYLSADVGSIGNETFFNESASAFANTTDLGPVPASINGTADEPLADVIVMAITSLVLGLMILVTVIGNVFVIAAIILERNLQNVANYLVASLAVADLFVACLVMPLGAVYEISRGWILGPELCDIWTSCDVLCCTASILHLVAIATDRYWAVTNIDYIHSRTSRRVFTMIFLVWFASVIVSLAPQFGWKDPEYLQRIEQQKCMVSQNIAYQVFATCCTFYVPLFVILVLYWKIYQTARRRIHRRGPKIPATPNSSNQEETPKPKSKIRFHLKKKFTNPTKSAVSSLGLVEGNSTNTVNTVEDTEDSTANAADRKGLETTFSGDEGNGTPLGNNQIPTVSYEVTHQQLAQAAGCSESNNNNNPGRPGSAGKTSPSGNGGTLPGSTYPVPPVHASSPLLPPQHQHHNAATTAKQPAGTPTAHLTPGSAGSGLQGAGGGSTLNIASTPNPQAQVSKRKETLEAKRERKAAKTLAIITGAFVVCWLPFFLTALLLPLCESCSINDTVASLFLWLGYFNSTLNPVIYTIFSPEFRQAFKRILFGTHRSANYRRGKL from the exons ATGGATTTCCATAAAGCACCACCGCCCCGGCCCCCGAGCCTGGCGACAGCCCTCTCCAAGGCGAACG ATGTGTACGATTATATATTCATCGACAGCGGCAGTCCCGATTCGTACCTGAGTGCGGACGTCGGCAGCATCGGTAATGAGACGTTCTTCAACGAGTCCGCAAGCGCGTTCGCCAACACCACCGACCTCGGGCCAGTTCCGGCCAGCATCAACGGTACCGCCGACGAGCCGCTCGCCGACGTGATCGTGATGGCGATCACCTCGCTCGTCCTCGGGCTGATGATTTTAGTCACCGTGATAG GAAACGTTTTCGTAATAGCCGCCATCATTTTAGAGCGTAATTTACAAAATGTAGCTAATTATCTGGTCGCATCGTTGGCCGTCGCCGATCTGTTCGTGGCGTGTCTGGTGATGCCGCTCGGTGCCGTGTACGAG ATAAGCCGTGGTTGGATCCTTGGCCCGGAGCTGTGTGATATATGGACGTCGTGCGATGTGCTCTGTTGCACGGCGTCCATACTACATCTAGTTGCCATCGCGACCGACAG GTACTGGGCGGTGACTAACATCGACTACATACACTCGCGAACTAGCCGGCGTGTCTTTACGATGATCTTTCTCGTTTGGTTCGCGTCCGTGATCGTCTCGCTGGCGCCCCAGTTCGGCTGGAAGGATCCAGAGTACCTACAACGAATAGAGCAGCAAAAGTGCATGGTTTCGCAGAACATTGCGTACCAG GTGTTCGCCACGTGCTGTACGTTTTACGTTCCTCTCTTTGTTATCCTAGTGCTGTATTGGAAAATCTATCAAACCGCCAGGCGGCGGATACACCGACGAGGGCCCAAAATACCGGCTACCCCGAACAGTAGCAATCAG GAGGAAACACCAAAACCAAAGTCGAAGATACGCTTTCACCTGAAGAAAAAGTTCACCAATCCCACCAAGTCGGCCGTTTCGTCGCTCGGCCTGGTAGAGGGCAACTCGACCAACACGGTCAACACGGTCGAGGACACGGAGGACAGCACCGCCAATGCCGCCGACCGGAAGGGCCTAGAGACGACGTTCAGCGGGGACGAG GGCAACGGGACGCCGCTGGGCAACAATCAAATACCGACGGTGTCGTACGAGGTCACGCACCAGCAGCTGGCGCAGGCTGCCGGCTGCTCGGAATcgaacaataacaacaacccGGGACGGCCGGGGTCGGCCGGCAAAACCAGCCCGAGCGGTAACGGTGGCACCCTGCCCGGCTCCACCTACCCGGTGCCGCCCGTGCACGCCTCCTCGCCACTGCTGCCAccccagcaccagcaccacaaCGCGGCGACGACGGCAAAGCAACCGGCCGGCACACCCACGGCCCACCTCACGCCCGGCAGCGCGGGCAGCGGGCTGCAGGGGGCGGGCGGTGGCTCCACCCTCAACATCGCCAGCACGCCGAACCCGCAGGCCCAGGTCTCGAAGCGCAAGGAAACGCTCGAGGCCAAGCGGGAACGGAAGGCGGCCAAAACGCTGGCCATCATCACCGGCGCGTTCGTCGTCTGCTGGTTGCCGTTCTTTCTGaccgcgctgctgctgccgctgtgcGAGAGCTGCTCGATCAACGACACGGTCGCGTCGCTGTTCCTCTGGCTCGGCTACTTCAACTCCACGCTCAACCCGGTGATCTACACCATCTTCAGCCCCGAGTTCCGGCAGGCGTTCAAGCGCATCCTGTTCGGCACCCACCGGTCCGCCAACTATCGGCGGGGCAAGCTATAA